Part of the Hyalangium minutum genome is shown below.
ACAACGTCACCAACAAGGTCCGTCAGCAGGACGCCAAGGTCCTGGCCCAGGGCTACACGCGCGCCATCCGCTTGATGGACATCGCCAGCATCGTCACCTTCCTCGCGCTGGAGGGGACGCTGGTGTACCAGCTGTGGGGTAACCCCCATGTGGGGCCCTGGCTGGTGCTGAGCGTGGTGCTCCTGGGCTACCTGATGGCGGACTTCGTGTCCGGCTTCGTGCACTGGATGGCGGACACGTGGGGCTCGGCCAACATGCCGGCCATCGGCAAGGCCTTCGTGCGGCCCTTCCGCGAGCACCACGTGGACGAGAAGGCCATCACCCGCCACGACTTCATCGAGACCAACGGCAACAACTGCCTGATCTCCATCCCCGTGGCCATCATGTGCGTGGCCATGCCGCACACCAGCACCGCGTGGGTGTTCCTGGCCGGTTCGCTCGGGTCGATGATCTTCTGGGTGATGGCGACCAACCAGTTCCACAAGTGGTCGCACCTGGACAACCCGCCCGCGCTCATCTCCTTCTTCCAGCGGGTGCACCTCATCCTTCCGCCGGCGCACCACCAGATCCACCACACGGCGCCCTACAACAAGTACTACTGCATCACCGTGGGCTGGCTGAACAAGCCGCTGGCGATGATCGCCTTCTTCCCCACGATGGAGCGGATCGTCACCTGGGCCACAGGCCTGTTGCCGCGCCAGGATGACATCGGCACCGAGGCGGCTACGGCCCTGCTCGCGTCCGAGGTGGGCGGAGAGGCCCCGGTGGTGCAGGCCGCCAAGGCCCTGCTGGAGCGCACCGAGGAGCCCGAGTCCATCTCCTCCGCACGCCCCTCCGCCTGAGTCCCGGTAGCCGCGGTTAGAAGCTCAGGTCGACCTGCTCTGCCGAGGGGATGGGGCGCCCCAGGAAGCGCGCCCCCACCTCCACGAAGCGCTCCGGCACGTCCGTGACGTAGTAACCGTGAGTCGTCGGGGCCCCCTCGGGCGCGAGCATCTCTCGCAGGGCCAGCAGCTCGGCCGTGGCCTCCGCCGTGGCCTCCGCCGAGTCCACCAGTGCCACGTGGGGCCCCACCACCTCGGCGATGGCGCCCTTGAGCAGCGGGTAGTGGGTGCAGCCCAGCACCAGCGTGTCCACGCCCTCGCGGGCGAAGTCCGCCAGGTACTCGCGCGCCACGAGGTGCGGCACCTCGCCCGTCATCCACCCCTCCTCCGCCAACGGGACGAAGAGCGGACAGGCCCTCGCTTTCACCTTCACATGCGGGTCCGCCGCCTGGAGCTCGCGCTGGTATGCCCCGGAGCGGACGGTGCCCGGCGTCCCGATGACGCCCACCCCGCCGCCCCGCGTGCGCTTCAGGGCCGCACGGGCGCCGGGGGCGATCACCCCGATCACCGGCACTGGCAGGGCCGCCGACAGCGCCGGCAGCGCCACGGCGGAGGCCGTGTTGCAGGCCACCACCAGCAGCTTGATGCCGCGCTCGAGGAGGAACTGCGCGTTCTTGAGCGAGTAGCGCGTCACCACCTCGCCGGACTTGGTGCCGTAGGGAACGCGCGCCGTGTCGCCCAGATAGAGGGTGCTCTCGTGAGGGAGTCTCTCCATGAGCGACTTGAGGACGGTGAGCCCTCCGACACCCGAGTCGAACACCCCAATGGGACCGTGGCTGGTTTGCCGCATGCCCCTGCTCCCTATCACGTTTGATGCCAACGCCCACGCAGTGGGCGGGAGGACACAGGCCCCCGCAGCGCAAAGAGGGCCGGGATGGAATCCCCGGCCCTCTCGCTTCCCCTACAACCTGCCGTCCTGGGTTACTGCCGGTACATCGTCACTTCGAGGGCGCTGTTCGGGCCCGGGAAGTTGTGGGCCTGCACCAGGATGGGGGCGATGTTCGGGTTGGAGCGGTACTCGGTGCCGCTGTTCGTCTTGGCGTACAGGGAGACCTTGTACGTGCCGGGCTTCAGGTAGCTGTAGACGATGGGCTTGTCGATGCAGTTGTGCCAGTCACCCAGCGCCCCGTACACCCACTGGCCCGTCGTGGTGTCCTGGAAGTTGAGGCCGATCTGCAGGGACGGAGACAGCGAGTTGCAGTCGAACGTCACCGAGCCATCCGAGAACTTCCAGGAGATGGAGGCCCCGCCCACCGCGTACAGGTCATACAGCACGGCCACCGGGTTGTACGCCTGCGTCACGAGCTCACCGTTGAAGTAGTAGAGCGGCTGACCCGAGGGAGCGCGAGCGATGAACTCGATGAAGTGCGAGCCCGGATCCAGGTTCGGCGTCTGCAGGCCCTGAGCCGACTGACCCACCGTACAGTCGAAGTTGCGCGGCGCCATGTCATCCAGGGTGATGTCCACCGTGGCCACACCCGCCTGCCCGCAGCCCATGTTCCCCGGGAACCTCCAGTTCAGCAGGGCGTAGGACGTCGGGTTGCCCACGGGCGCCAGGTCCACCATCGCCGTCTTGTTGCCGTTGATGACGAAGGTGCCGCTGGCCTCGAAGATGATCTGGTTCTGGAAGTTCACTGCCTGCAGGGTGAAGTTGTACGAGCCGGGCGCGAAGTCATGCAGGGTGATGCCGTCCGAGCCCGCGGTGTTGCACGCGTACTTGCCGTCGTTCAGCAGCGACTCGCCGGGGATGATGACGTTGACCCCGTACACATCGCGCGCCTGGTCGCAGCGCAGCCCGTTGAACGTCCACAGGAACGTCACGTCGCCGGGGACCGACGGAGCAGGCCGGTGGTCGTCATCGACAACGATGCATCCCGTGGAGACTGAGGCAAGACAGAGGAATGCGAAGAGCAGCCGCGAGTTCATGGAAGCATCCAGTTCGTTGTGGGGACAGGCCGGGTAACCAAGCCGTTGTGCCCTTTAGGACGGGGACCTTCGGGAATTATTCATGAACTCCAACCCCTCTGCCTGCTCGCCTCCCTGCCTCCTCTGCTTTGTTTGACCACCCTGGATCGGAGTGCTACGGCCTGTGTCCATGATGTCGCACCTGATGTCGCACCTGCCCCTGGCGCTCGGCGCCATGAACTACCTGGAGATCATCCGCGGCGCCTCGCTCATCGAGCTGTCCGTGCTCGGGCTGCTCATGGGCGTCTCCGTGGCCTCCTGGGCCCTCATCGTCATGAAGCACAACCAGCTGTCCCGGGCTCGCGCACAGTCGCTCACCTTTCTGGACACGTTCTGGAAGGGAACGCGGCTGGAGGGCATCTACCAGACGGCGCAGAAGCTGGAGGGCTCGCCTCTGTCGAAGGTGTTCTGCGCTGGGTACGAGGAGCTGTCCAAGCTGGCCCAGGTCAAGGAAGGCGCGGACGGAGCCATGAGTGAGCGTCTGGGCGGCATCGAGAACGTGGAGCGGGCGCTGAACCGCGCGGCCACGGCGCAGATCATGGAGCTGGAGTCGCGGGTGCCGTTCCTGGGGACGGTGGGCGCGGCGGCGCCGTTCGTGGGGCTGTTCGGCACGGTGATTGGCATCCTGAACGCGTTCAACGAGATCGCCGACAAGGGCAACGCCACGCTGTCCACGGTGGCCGCACCGGTGGGCAACGCGCTGTTCGCCACGGCGGCGGGCCTGTTCGCCGCGATTCCGGCGGTGGTGGCGTACAACTCGTTCGTCAGCCGCATCAAGATCTTCGACACGGAGATGGCCAACTTCTCCGCGGACTTCCTCAACATCGTCAAGCGGCACTTCTTCAAGTAGGAGCGCGCGCCATGGGTATGAGCGGAGGCAACCGCGGCCAGGGCCGCGTCACCATGAGCGAGATCAACGTCACGCCCATGGTGGACGTGATGCTGGTGCTGCTCATCATCTTCATGGTGACGGCGCCCCTCATTCAGCAGGGCGTCAAGGTGAACCTCCCGGAGGCCAAGGCCACGCCCGTGGAGGCCGCAGACAAGAAGCTGGTGCTCTCCATCGATACCGCGCACCGCGTCTTCATCGGGGACGCCGAGGTGGCGCTGAACGAGCTGGAGACGAAGCTGGCCGCCAACGCCAAGGCCCAGGCCGACAAGGAGTTGTACCTCCATGCGGACCGGGACGTGCCCTACGGCATTGTGGTCGAGGTCATGGCGGCGGCCCAGCGCGCGGGCATCACCAACGTGGGGATGATCACGGACCCAGCGGCGGGTGCGGCGGCGTCCAAGGGAGGCAGCAACACCTCCAAGGGAAGCCCCAAGAAAGAGGCAAAGCGCTAGCCCATGTCGCTCCACCCCGCTGTCGCCCAGAGCATGCTCGTGGCCCGGCCCTCGCGGCTGAGCCTGTTCGTCGGCGTGTCCGTCGCCGGGCATGGGCTGCTGCTCGTCATCGGGCTGGTGTACTCGGCCCTGACAGCGGGGCCGAAGGTGGACCCGAAAATCCCCGTCATCAAGGCCTCGCTCGTGCGCCAGGGAAAGCCGCGCGACGAGAAGCTGCTGCCGCGCAAGGAGCAGCCTCCGCCTCCGCCCAAGGAGGTGAAGGCGCCTCCCGCTCCGCCCTCCGAAGCCGCCAAGCCCCCAGACAAGTCCGTGGTCCCCGTGCCCGTGGCCAAGCCACAGCCTGCCCCTGCTCCGCAGAAGGGTGACACCTCGGGCGAGGACCGGCGCAAGCGGCTGTTCGGTGCCTTCGACAAGACGGCGAAGCAGGCCCCGCCCGAAGAGCTCGAGGGCGCCGAGGACGGCGATCCGGACGGCGACTCCGCCACCGCCGAGGGCGAGCGCTACTTCGCGCTGCTGTCCACCCAGGTCCGCCGCAACTACGACGTCGCCGACACCATCCCCGATGCCGAGCGGATGTACCTCAAGGCGCAGGTGCAGGTGCGCCTGGGCCGGGCTGGCGAGGTGCTCGAGACGCGCCTGGCCACCGGCAGCGGGAACGATCTGTTCGATACCGCCGTGCTGTCCGCGGTGAAGAAAGCCGCTCCCTTCTCCCCTCCCCCTGATCATCTGCGTGACTCGCTCCAGAAGCAGGGGGTCGTCCTGGAGTTCCGCCCGTGAAAGCCCTCCTCCTCTCGCTTCTGCTCCTTCCGATCGCGGCTCTCGCCCAGGCTCCGGTCATCCAGATCTCCGGGGCCAACTTCCGCCCCATGCCCCTCGCCGTCCCCGCGCCCCTGAGCGTGGACGAGGGCGGCAAACGGCTCGCCAATGACTTCGACGAGGCCTTCCTGTTCGACCTGCGCGCCTCCGGCATCTTCCAGGTGCTGGACCGCGCCAGCTTCACCGCCGACCCCAAGGAGGGGATGACGGCAGGCAGCATCAACTTCGCGCGCTGGTCGGACGTGGGCGCCGAGTCGCTCGTAAAGGTGCAGCTGGGCGCCGAGGGCAACACCCTGCGCGGCGAGCTGCGCCTGTTCAACGTCGGCACCGGCCGCGAGGACTTCAAGGCCAGCCACGACGTGCCCAGCACCGAGCCTCGCCAGTTGGCGCACCTGCTCGCGGACGCGCTCTACCGCCACCTCACCCGCGAGGCCAGCCCGTTCCTCTCGCGCATCGTCTTCGTGCGCAAGGCGGGCTCCAACCGGGACGTGGTCGTGTCCGACTGGGACGGCAACAATGCCCGCGCCCTCACCAATGGCGGCATCAACCTGCTGCCCGCCCTGGGTCCCGGTGGCGCCGTGGGCTTCACCTCCTACCGGAAGGGCAAGCCGGACCTCTACATCCAGAAGCCCGGCGAGGAGCCCAAGCAGGTGGAGCAAAGCGGGCAGATGGCCACCGGCATCGCCTTCTCTCCGGATGGCAAGCGCATCGCCTACGCGCTCGCCGAGGGCGAGAGCACCCAGCTCTATGTGGCCAACGCGGATGGCAGCTCGCCCAAGAAGATCACCGACACGCCCTACGGCATCAACTCCAGCCCCGCCTGGTCACCGGACGGCAAGCGCATCGCCTTCGTGTCCAACCGGGGCGGCTCGCCGCAGCTCTACGTGATGAGCGCGGACGGCTCGAGCCCGCGCCGACTCACCTTCCAGGGCAACTACAACCAGACGCCGGACTGGTCGCCTCGCGGGGACCTCATTGCCTTCACCGCCCGCGATGAGCGCAACGCGTTCGACCTGTTCACGGTGAACGTGGACACCGGGAAGATCACCCGCCTCACCCAGGACCAGGGCAACAACGAGGAGCCCACCTTCTCGCCCAATGGCCGCCTCATCCTCTTCACCTCCACCCGAGACGGCACACCCCGGCTCTACGTGATGACGGCGGATGGCAACAACCAGCTCGCCCTGCCCATGGACAAGGCCGGGGGCCTCACGCCCGACTGGGCCCCGGCGCAATGAGCGGTTCGCCGCTGCGCTCGCGCTGGTCGCTGGATCCGGAGATCACCTTCCTCAACCACGGCTCGTTCGGCGCCTGCCCCACCGAGGTGCTTCAGGCCCAGACCGAGCTGCGCGCGCGACTGGAGGCCGAGCCCGTCCGCTTCTTCGCGCGGGAGCTCGAGCCGCTACTCGATGAAGCTCGCGGCGCACTGGGTGCCTTCCTCGACGCGGATCCGGACGACCTGGCCTTCGTGTCCAACGCCACCGCGGGCGTCAACACGGTGCTGCGCTCGCTGCAGCTCTCTCCCGGCGACGAGCTGATCACCACCAACCACGAGTACAACGCCTCGCGCAACGCGCTGGACTGGGCCGCCGGCCGCATGGGCGTGAAAGTGGTGGTGGCCCGGCTGCCCTGGCCCTCTCCCACGCCTCAGGCCGTGGTGAACGCCGTCATGGAGCAGGTGACTCCCCGCACCAAGCTGCTGCTCATCGACCACATCAGCAGCCAGACGGCGCTCGTTCTCCCCCTCCACGAGATCCTCCATCGCATGCGGGAGCAGGGCGTGGAGACGCTCGTGGATGGCGCACACGGCCCCGGCCAGGTGCCCTTGTCCCTTCGCACGCTCGGCGTCGGCTACTACACCGGCAACTGTCACAAGTGGCTCTGCGCTCCCAAGAGCGCGGCCTTCCTCTACGTGCGCAGAGACTTGCAGGCCGGGCTCAAGCCTCTGTCCGTCAGCCATGGCCACAACTCGCCGCGCCGGGACCGCTCCCGCTTCCGGCTGGATTTCGACTGGACGGGCACCCATGACCCCTCCGCGGTGCTCTGTGTCCCTCTGGCCCTGCGCGTCATGGGCGGACTGCTGCCCGGAGGCTGGCCCGCGCTGATGGCAGACAACCGTGCCAAGGCCCTGGCCGCTCGCAAGCTCCTCTGTGAGCGCCTCGGCGTTGCCCCCCATTGCCCCGACGAGATGGTGGGCGCCATGGCCACCGTGGGCCTCCCGGACGGCTACCCCTTGGAGCCCTCGCCTCCGCACTACCTGGACCCGCTCCAGGACCGGCTCTTCTTCGACTACAAGATCGAAGTGCCCATCACCGCCTGGCCCAAGGCGCCCCAGCGTCACCTCCGGCTGTCCGCTCAGGCCTACAACTCGCACACGGAGTACCAGCGGCTGGGTGATGCTTTGGAAGCGCTCCTGCGTTGAGTAGGCTCGCTGGAATGCCTCGCTTTGCCACCATCGACGTGGGCACCAACTCGGTCCTCCTGCTCGTCGCGGACCGAACTCCCGAAGGTCAGTTCCAAGCCATCCTCGAGAAGGCCGAGATCACCCGGCTGGGCCGAGGCGTGGACAAGAGCCGCCGCCTCTCTCCCGAGGGCATGAGCGCCACACTCGAGGTGCTGACGGCCTTCGCCAACGAGGCCCGTGAGCTGGGCGCCGAGGGCATCGCCGTGTCCGCCACCAGCGCGGCCCGGGACGCCCAGAACGGCGCGGAGTTCCTCCAGGCCGCCCAGAAGCAGGCCGGTGTCACCGTGGAGATCATCTCCGGCGAGCTGGAGGCCCAGCTGTCCTTCGCCTCGGCCTACATGGACTTCGGCAGCGAGGCGGCCGGGCCGCTGCTCGTCATCGACATTGGCGGCGGCTCCACCGAGTTCATCTACGGCAACAGCGCCGGCCGGGTGGACTTCCGCCACAGCTTTGACGTGGGCTCGGTGCGCCTCACCGAGCGTTTCATCCACTCCGATCCCGTCCCTCCCGCGGAGCGCGAGCGCGTCACCGCCCACCTTCGGGAGACCTTCTCCTCGCTGCCGCCTCCGCCGCCTGCCTCCGAGCTGGTAGGCGTGGCCGGGACGGTGACGACGCTCTACGCGCTCCAGCACCGGATCGATCCCTACGACTCCACGCGCGTGCACGGTGGAACCCTCACGGCCCTGCAGCTCGGACAGCTGGTGGATCAGCTCTGCTCGCTGCCGCTGGCCGACCGCCGCACCCTGCCCGGCCTCCAGCCCAAGCGCGCCGATGTCATCCCCGCCGGTGCGCTCATCCTGCACGAGGCCCTGCGCGCCCTCGGGCTCGACGAGTGCCGCGTGAGTGATCGCGGTCTGCGCTGGGGGCTGATGGCGCACCGCTTCGGGGCCTCCCGCTCATGAGCTCACTGCCAGCGGTGGCCGCGCCCGCGCCCGCGCGGGACTACTCGCGCGCGCACTACGCCCTCTTCATCCTCACGCAGATCAACCTGGTCAACTACCTCGACCGGTACATCGTCGCGAGCGCCCTGCCCAGCATCCAGAACGACCTGGGCATCAACAACACGCAGGCGGGCCTGCTCAGCACCGTCTTCATCGTGGTGTTCATGCTGGCCTCGCCGCTCGGCGGCTACCTTGGGGACAGGATCCCCCGGAAGTACCTCGTGGCGGGCGGGGTGCTCCTCTGGAGCCTCGCAACGGGGGCCTCGGGTCTGGCGGGCACCTTCGTGACGCTGCTGCTCGCGCGAGCTGTCATCGGCATCGGCGAGGCGGGCTATGGCGCGGTGGCGCCCTCCATCATCTCGGACCTCTACCCGCGCGAGCTGCGCACGCGGATGCTCGCGTTCTTCTACATCGCCATCCCCGTGGGCGCCGCGGCGGGCTACGGCCTGGGTGGCTTTCTGACCAGCACGTACTCGTGGCACGCGGCCTTCTTCGCGGGCGGAGTACCGGGGCTCCTCCTGGGGACGCTGGCCTGCTTCATGCCCGAGCCTCAGCGCGGCGCCATGGACGGGCCGGACGCGCAGACGAAGCTGCCCTTCCGCGTGGGGCTCAAGGGGCTGGCGGGCAACAAGGCCTTCTGGGCCACCACGGCGGGCTACACGCTGATGACGTTCTCCATCGGCGGGCTGGGGCAGTGGATGCCCACATATATGGTGAGGGTTCGCGGGATGGCGGAGGGCCAGGCGGGCCTCCTCTTCGGCGGCGTGACGGCCGTGGCGGGCCTGCTGGGCACGGTGGCGGGCGGGTGGCTCGGGGACAAGATGGACCGGCGCCGCGAGGGCGGTGGCCTGCTCCTGTCCGGCGTGGGCCTGCTGCTGGCTTCTCCGTTCATGTACCTCGCGCTGCACCTGGAGTCCGAGGTGGCCACGTTCGCCGTCATTGGCGTGGCGCAGTTCCTCATCTTCCTCAACAGCGGCCCCATCAACGCGGCGATCGTCAACTGCGTGCAGCCCTCCTTCCGCGCCTTCGCCATGGGGCTGAACGTGCTGTGCATCCACATGCTGGGAGACGCCATCTCGCCCACGCTCATTGGCGCCATCGCCGACGCGTCCACCCTCACCCGAGCCATCGAGGTGAACGCCGTGCCCGTGCTCTTCGGCGGTATGGCGCTGCTCATGGGCGCGAAGCTGTACCACGAGGCCGTCCCCCGCCCACGCTGAGCAGGGGACAGCCGGTGAGGCGCTGGGTTCACGCGCCCCACGGTGGCTCGCCCATCAGCGAGAGTAGGAACTCTGGGCCGGGAGCGATGGAGGGGCTTGCTGGACTGGCTGCCTCCTGCTCGATGGCCTGTGTGGCTAGTTTCTCCATACGAGGGTTCGCTCCGAGGAGGGGCTGCCCTGAAGAGGAGACAGCCATGCCCACCTCCATCGCAACCCAAGCTGGAGGGCAACCGACAATTCGCCCCCAGGTCTCCGTGTCGCGCACCATCCTCATGTCCACGGTGGCCGCGCTGGGAGGGTTCCTCTTCGGCTTCGACACCGCGGTCATCAACGGCACCATCAGCGCCGTGCAGGCCACTTTCCAGGCGAGCGAGTGGGTCCTGGGACTGACGGTGTCCGCGGCGCTCGTGGGCTCGGC
Proteins encoded:
- a CDS encoding MotA/TolQ/ExbB proton channel family protein, which encodes MMSHLPLALGAMNYLEIIRGASLIELSVLGLLMGVSVASWALIVMKHNQLSRARAQSLTFLDTFWKGTRLEGIYQTAQKLEGSPLSKVFCAGYEELSKLAQVKEGADGAMSERLGGIENVERALNRAATAQIMELESRVPFLGTVGAAAPFVGLFGTVIGILNAFNEIADKGNATLSTVAAPVGNALFATAAGLFAAIPAVVAYNSFVSRIKIFDTEMANFSADFLNIVKRHFFK
- a CDS encoding TonB family protein, with the protein product MSLHPAVAQSMLVARPSRLSLFVGVSVAGHGLLLVIGLVYSALTAGPKVDPKIPVIKASLVRQGKPRDEKLLPRKEQPPPPPKEVKAPPAPPSEAAKPPDKSVVPVPVAKPQPAPAPQKGDTSGEDRRKRLFGAFDKTAKQAPPEELEGAEDGDPDGDSATAEGERYFALLSTQVRRNYDVADTIPDAERMYLKAQVQVRLGRAGEVLETRLATGSGNDLFDTAVLSAVKKAAPFSPPPDHLRDSLQKQGVVLEFRP
- the carF gene encoding plasmanylethanolamine desaturase, translated to MKNNVTNKVRQQDAKVLAQGYTRAIRLMDIASIVTFLALEGTLVYQLWGNPHVGPWLVLSVVLLGYLMADFVSGFVHWMADTWGSANMPAIGKAFVRPFREHHVDEKAITRHDFIETNGNNCLISIPVAIMCVAMPHTSTAWVFLAGSLGSMIFWVMATNQFHKWSHLDNPPALISFFQRVHLILPPAHHQIHHTAPYNKYYCITVGWLNKPLAMIAFFPTMERIVTWATGLLPRQDDIGTEAATALLASEVGGEAPVVQAAKALLERTEEPESISSARPSA
- the murI gene encoding glutamate racemase, yielding MRQTSHGPIGVFDSGVGGLTVLKSLMERLPHESTLYLGDTARVPYGTKSGEVVTRYSLKNAQFLLERGIKLLVVACNTASAVALPALSAALPVPVIGVIAPGARAALKRTRGGGVGVIGTPGTVRSGAYQRELQAADPHVKVKARACPLFVPLAEEGWMTGEVPHLVAREYLADFAREGVDTLVLGCTHYPLLKGAIAEVVGPHVALVDSAEATAEATAELLALREMLAPEGAPTTHGYYVTDVPERFVEVGARFLGRPIPSAEQVDLSF
- a CDS encoding Ppx/GppA phosphatase family protein, with translation MPRFATIDVGTNSVLLLVADRTPEGQFQAILEKAEITRLGRGVDKSRRLSPEGMSATLEVLTAFANEARELGAEGIAVSATSAARDAQNGAEFLQAAQKQAGVTVEIISGELEAQLSFASAYMDFGSEAAGPLLVIDIGGGSTEFIYGNSAGRVDFRHSFDVGSVRLTERFIHSDPVPPAERERVTAHLRETFSSLPPPPPASELVGVAGTVTTLYALQHRIDPYDSTRVHGGTLTALQLGQLVDQLCSLPLADRRTLPGLQPKRADVIPAGALILHEALRALGLDECRVSDRGLRWGLMAHRFGASRS
- a CDS encoding aminotransferase class V-fold PLP-dependent enzyme, which encodes MSGSPLRSRWSLDPEITFLNHGSFGACPTEVLQAQTELRARLEAEPVRFFARELEPLLDEARGALGAFLDADPDDLAFVSNATAGVNTVLRSLQLSPGDELITTNHEYNASRNALDWAAGRMGVKVVVARLPWPSPTPQAVVNAVMEQVTPRTKLLLIDHISSQTALVLPLHEILHRMREQGVETLVDGAHGPGQVPLSLRTLGVGYYTGNCHKWLCAPKSAAFLYVRRDLQAGLKPLSVSHGHNSPRRDRSRFRLDFDWTGTHDPSAVLCVPLALRVMGGLLPGGWPALMADNRAKALAARKLLCERLGVAPHCPDEMVGAMATVGLPDGYPLEPSPPHYLDPLQDRLFFDYKIEVPITAWPKAPQRHLRLSAQAYNSHTEYQRLGDALEALLR
- a CDS encoding spinster family MFS transporter: MSSLPAVAAPAPARDYSRAHYALFILTQINLVNYLDRYIVASALPSIQNDLGINNTQAGLLSTVFIVVFMLASPLGGYLGDRIPRKYLVAGGVLLWSLATGASGLAGTFVTLLLARAVIGIGEAGYGAVAPSIISDLYPRELRTRMLAFFYIAIPVGAAAGYGLGGFLTSTYSWHAAFFAGGVPGLLLGTLACFMPEPQRGAMDGPDAQTKLPFRVGLKGLAGNKAFWATTAGYTLMTFSIGGLGQWMPTYMVRVRGMAEGQAGLLFGGVTAVAGLLGTVAGGWLGDKMDRRREGGGLLLSGVGLLLASPFMYLALHLESEVATFAVIGVAQFLIFLNSGPINAAIVNCVQPSFRAFAMGLNVLCIHMLGDAISPTLIGAIADASTLTRAIEVNAVPVLFGGMALLMGAKLYHEAVPRPR
- a CDS encoding DPP IV N-terminal domain-containing protein, which codes for MKALLLSLLLLPIAALAQAPVIQISGANFRPMPLAVPAPLSVDEGGKRLANDFDEAFLFDLRASGIFQVLDRASFTADPKEGMTAGSINFARWSDVGAESLVKVQLGAEGNTLRGELRLFNVGTGREDFKASHDVPSTEPRQLAHLLADALYRHLTREASPFLSRIVFVRKAGSNRDVVVSDWDGNNARALTNGGINLLPALGPGGAVGFTSYRKGKPDLYIQKPGEEPKQVEQSGQMATGIAFSPDGKRIAYALAEGESTQLYVANADGSSPKKITDTPYGINSSPAWSPDGKRIAFVSNRGGSPQLYVMSADGSSPRRLTFQGNYNQTPDWSPRGDLIAFTARDERNAFDLFTVNVDTGKITRLTQDQGNNEEPTFSPNGRLILFTSTRDGTPRLYVMTADGNNQLALPMDKAGGLTPDWAPAQ
- the tolR gene encoding protein TolR translates to MGMSGGNRGQGRVTMSEINVTPMVDVMLVLLIIFMVTAPLIQQGVKVNLPEAKATPVEAADKKLVLSIDTAHRVFIGDAEVALNELETKLAANAKAQADKELYLHADRDVPYGIVVEVMAAAQRAGITNVGMITDPAAGAAASKGGSNTSKGSPKKEAKR